A window of the Paralichthys olivaceus isolate ysfri-2021 chromosome 5, ASM2471397v2, whole genome shotgun sequence genome harbors these coding sequences:
- the 42sp43 gene encoding P43 5S RNA-binding protein-like isoform X1, whose translation MRDKHYAGEVLRYRMKMETVRNEKPAKAPPRQQLKCSHLNCEATFTRQWKLKEHETVHTGERPCLCSVAGCGRRFSRKSHLSRHMLQHKGDQTFKCIFATCTKTFVTPSKLKRHVGCAHAEKNKFFTCNQPNCSLTFKKRRLLKLHLKGHGVSVEFKCTKDGCGATFVSHSARNAHEKKHTGYRCPRADCKVLEHTWGKLQKHLAKHPATFVCPVCKKAFKKSDTLRRHKWTHASHKPVLVCPRKDCQAYFSTTFNLQHHIRKVHLELLKYKCSFPDCPRKFAMRVHNMFAGPCEESMNRHLLHHDPSATTLKKRQRAKKSWQKRLNGNHQPLVEHNLHRLFALRMRISRRAKVETNLSGLFNERKIPHYVDPEVNLRNLFGIKQSRPSEEKPEEAPLKC comes from the exons ATGAGAGACAAACATTACGCAGGAGAAGTGTTGAGATATCGGATGAAGATGGAGACTGTGCGAAATGAGAAACCTGCGAAGGCTCCACCGAGGCAGCAGCTGAAGTGCAGCCACCTCAACTGTGAGGCCACTTTCACCAGGCAATGGAAACTCAAGGAGCATGAGACGGTGCACACCGGAGAG CGGCCGTGTCTGTGCTCAGTTGCAGGCTGTGGTCGACGCTTCTCGAGGAAATCTCACCTGAGCCGCCACATGCTGCAGCACAAAGGAGACCAAACATTCAA GTGCATATTTGCGACCTGCACCAAGACTTTCGTCACCCCCAGCAAACTGAAAAGACACGTGGGTTGCGCCCATGCAGAGAAGAACAAGTTCTTCACG TGTAACCAGCCCAACTGCTCCTTAACCTTCAAAAAGCGCAGACTGCTGAAGCTGCACTTAAAGGGGCACGGTGTGTCTGTTGAGTTCAA GTGCACCAAGGACGGATGCGGCGCCACGTTCGTCTCCCACAGCGCCCGCAACGCTCATGAGAAGAAGCACACAG GTTACCGCTGCCCTCGTGCCGACTGCAAGGTGCTCGAACACACCTGGGGGAAGCTTCAGAAGCACTTGGCCAAACACCCAG cCACCTTTGTGTGCCCAGTGTGTAAGAAGGCATTTAAGAAATCAGATACTCTGCGGAGGCACAAGTGGACCCATGCTTCCCACAAGCCTGTCCTGGTCTGTCCCAGGAAGGACTGCCAGGCCTACTTCTCCACGACCTTTAACCTGCAGCACCACATCCGCAAGGTTCACCTCGAGCTCCTCAAATACAAGTGCTCCTTCCCTGACTGCCCACGCAAGTTTGCTATGCGGGTACATAACATGTTTGCTGGTCCTTGTGAG GAGAGTATGAATAGACACCTGCTTCACCATGACCCAAGTGCCACCACTCTGAAG AAACGTCAGAGGGCCAAGAAATCTTGGCAGAAGCGTCTGAACGGAAACCATCAGCCCCTTGTGGAGCATAACCTACACCGCCTCTTCGCCCTGCGCATGCGCATCTCCAGACGTGCCAAAGTTGAAACCAACCTCTCAGGCCTCTTCAATGAACGCAAGATCCCACATTATGTCGACCCAGAGGTCAACCTGCGCAACCTGTTCGGCATCAAACAGTCCCGTCCTTCTGAGGAGAAACCGGAGGAAGCCCcactgaaatgttaa
- the 42sp43 gene encoding P43 5S RNA-binding protein-like isoform X2: MRDKHYAGEVLRYRMKMETVRNEKPAKAPPRQQLKCSHLNCEATFTRQWKLKEHETVHTGERPCLCSVAGCGRRFSRKSHLSRHMLQHKGDQTFKCIFATCTKTFVTPSKLKRHVGCAHAEKNKFFTCNQPNCSLTFKKRRLLKLHLKGHGVSVEFKCTKDGCGATFVSHSARNAHEKKHTGYRCPRADCKVLEHTWGKLQKHLAKHPATFVCPVCKKAFKKSDTLRRHKWTHASHKPVLVCPRKDCQAYFSTTFNLQHHIRKVHLELLKYKCSFPDCPRKFAMRESMNRHLLHHDPSATTLKKRQRAKKSWQKRLNGNHQPLVEHNLHRLFALRMRISRRAKVETNLSGLFNERKIPHYVDPEVNLRNLFGIKQSRPSEEKPEEAPLKC; this comes from the exons ATGAGAGACAAACATTACGCAGGAGAAGTGTTGAGATATCGGATGAAGATGGAGACTGTGCGAAATGAGAAACCTGCGAAGGCTCCACCGAGGCAGCAGCTGAAGTGCAGCCACCTCAACTGTGAGGCCACTTTCACCAGGCAATGGAAACTCAAGGAGCATGAGACGGTGCACACCGGAGAG CGGCCGTGTCTGTGCTCAGTTGCAGGCTGTGGTCGACGCTTCTCGAGGAAATCTCACCTGAGCCGCCACATGCTGCAGCACAAAGGAGACCAAACATTCAA GTGCATATTTGCGACCTGCACCAAGACTTTCGTCACCCCCAGCAAACTGAAAAGACACGTGGGTTGCGCCCATGCAGAGAAGAACAAGTTCTTCACG TGTAACCAGCCCAACTGCTCCTTAACCTTCAAAAAGCGCAGACTGCTGAAGCTGCACTTAAAGGGGCACGGTGTGTCTGTTGAGTTCAA GTGCACCAAGGACGGATGCGGCGCCACGTTCGTCTCCCACAGCGCCCGCAACGCTCATGAGAAGAAGCACACAG GTTACCGCTGCCCTCGTGCCGACTGCAAGGTGCTCGAACACACCTGGGGGAAGCTTCAGAAGCACTTGGCCAAACACCCAG cCACCTTTGTGTGCCCAGTGTGTAAGAAGGCATTTAAGAAATCAGATACTCTGCGGAGGCACAAGTGGACCCATGCTTCCCACAAGCCTGTCCTGGTCTGTCCCAGGAAGGACTGCCAGGCCTACTTCTCCACGACCTTTAACCTGCAGCACCACATCCGCAAGGTTCACCTCGAGCTCCTCAAATACAAGTGCTCCTTCCCTGACTGCCCACGCAAGTTTGCTATGCGG GAGAGTATGAATAGACACCTGCTTCACCATGACCCAAGTGCCACCACTCTGAAG AAACGTCAGAGGGCCAAGAAATCTTGGCAGAAGCGTCTGAACGGAAACCATCAGCCCCTTGTGGAGCATAACCTACACCGCCTCTTCGCCCTGCGCATGCGCATCTCCAGACGTGCCAAAGTTGAAACCAACCTCTCAGGCCTCTTCAATGAACGCAAGATCCCACATTATGTCGACCCAGAGGTCAACCTGCGCAACCTGTTCGGCATCAAACAGTCCCGTCCTTCTGAGGAGAAACCGGAGGAAGCCCcactgaaatgttaa